In Paenibacillus kyungheensis, the following are encoded in one genomic region:
- a CDS encoding SDR family oxidoreductase gives MKTGFVVITGASSSIGEATAKLFIAKGHNVLLLSRREDRLKAFAGRQVMKAIIDITDRPALDQAIAEAEEHFGPVKGIVNNAGRMLLGDITTQDPAEWQEMYNTNVIGLLNGMQAVLPSMIEQKSGTIINISSIAGKKTFADHVAYGGTKFAVHSISENVREEVAPHNVRVVTISPGLTETEWNDQTTGEKAKLNLMPQTIADTIYFAFSQPQSINIREIALAPTQQQS, from the coding sequence ATGAAAACAGGATTTGTTGTGATTACAGGCGCGTCGTCAAGTATAGGAGAAGCTACTGCCAAACTTTTTATCGCTAAAGGACATAATGTATTGTTACTTTCTCGTCGTGAAGATCGATTAAAAGCATTTGCTGGTCGTCAGGTGATGAAAGCGATTATTGATATTACAGATCGACCTGCTCTGGATCAAGCGATTGCAGAAGCAGAAGAACATTTCGGTCCGGTCAAAGGGATTGTAAATAATGCAGGTCGAATGTTGCTTGGTGATATTACGACTCAAGATCCAGCAGAATGGCAAGAGATGTATAATACCAATGTCATTGGACTTCTGAATGGGATGCAAGCTGTACTTCCATCAATGATTGAGCAAAAGTCAGGTACTATTATCAATATCAGCTCGATTGCAGGTAAAAAAACATTTGCCGATCATGTCGCTTATGGTGGAACCAAATTTGCTGTTCATTCAATCAGTGAAAATGTACGCGAAGAAGTAGCTCCGCACAACGTACGGGTCGTTACGATCTCTCCTGGATTAACTGAGACCGAGTGGAACGATCAGACGACCGGAGAAAAAGCTAAACTCAACTTAATGCCACAAACGATTGCAGATACGATTTACTTTGCATTCAGTCAGCCTCAAAGTATCAATATTCGTGAGATCGCTCTAGCTCCAACGCAACAACAAAGTTAA
- a CDS encoding oxidoreductase, with protein MMRRMEMIVVIGKTALVAGATGLVGKKLLRQLLDSTEYTRVIALVREPVQQLQHLKLQQIVVDYRRLEDYRAEMKADDVFCCLGTTIKQAGTQAQMIEIDVLYPVSVAMVAYKQGAKQFIVISSMGADPKSSIFYTRTKGDMEQRLQQVGYSSLSIVRPSLLLGKRKNSRAGEQFGAVVSQALSFLMIGPLRKYRGIEASDVARAMYRIAQTSKSGTHIYMSDQLQRIADESQSRSASMSKSARS; from the coding sequence ATGATGCGCAGAATGGAGATGATCGTTGTGATCGGTAAAACAGCACTCGTCGCTGGAGCAACAGGTCTTGTGGGCAAAAAGTTGTTGCGTCAGTTATTAGATAGCACAGAATATACACGAGTGATTGCTCTTGTCCGTGAACCTGTGCAACAACTACAACATCTGAAGTTGCAACAGATCGTAGTGGATTATCGTAGATTAGAAGATTATCGAGCAGAGATGAAAGCAGATGATGTCTTTTGCTGTCTCGGTACAACGATTAAGCAAGCAGGAACGCAAGCGCAGATGATCGAGATTGATGTATTGTATCCGGTGTCTGTCGCTATGGTGGCGTACAAACAAGGAGCCAAGCAGTTTATCGTGATCAGCTCGATGGGCGCTGATCCCAAATCCAGTATTTTTTATACACGTACCAAAGGAGATATGGAGCAACGGTTACAACAAGTTGGTTATTCTTCATTATCGATTGTTCGTCCATCCTTATTGCTAGGCAAACGCAAAAATAGCCGCGCAGGAGAGCAATTCGGTGCTGTAGTCTCTCAAGCACTATCATTTCTAATGATAGGTCCTCTTCGCAAATATCGAGGTATCGAAGCAAGTGACGTTGCACGAGCGATGTATCGGATCGCTCAGACCTCCAAGTCAGGTACTCACATATATATGTCAGATCAATTGCAACGAATCGCAGACGAGTCCCAGAGTCGCTCCGCTTCAATGAGCAAATCAGCGAGATCGTAG
- a CDS encoding amino acid permease — MALEQEQVEATGIEEGTFQRKMKSRHLVMLSLGGVIGTGLFLSSGYTINQAGPLGTILAYLVGAVIVYLVMLCLGELSVHMPVTGAFHAYAAKFIGPGTGYMVAWMYWLTWTVALGSEFTAAGLLMQRWFPDTSVWMWSGVFALLVFLLNAFSVRFFAEAEFWFSGIKVAIILLFIILGGAAVFGVIPMREAGAGAPLFSNFTSDGGLFPNGILPIFMAMLSVNFAFSGTELIGIAAGESVDPDKTIPRAIKATVGRLIIFFVGTIFVLSALIPWRDAGVIESPFVVVFDRIGIPYAADIMNFVIITALLSAANSGLYASSRMLWSLSKEKMLPSVFSRLTSSGIPLNAMIISMVGGGLSLLSSVVAPDTIYIFLVSVSGFAVVVVWMGIAASQYMFRRQFVRDGHHLSELKYRTPLYPIVPIAAFVLCFASCIGIAFDPNQSLAFYCGIAFMVLCYLAYYIQNRRGKKAL; from the coding sequence ATGGCATTAGAGCAAGAGCAAGTTGAAGCAACAGGTATAGAAGAAGGTACTTTTCAGCGGAAAATGAAAAGCCGACATCTAGTGATGTTGTCTTTGGGTGGTGTTATTGGAACAGGGTTATTTCTAAGTTCCGGTTATACGATCAATCAAGCAGGGCCACTCGGAACGATTCTTGCTTATCTAGTGGGCGCTGTGATTGTGTATTTAGTGATGTTATGTCTGGGAGAGCTATCGGTGCATATGCCGGTTACAGGAGCTTTTCATGCGTATGCTGCCAAGTTTATCGGGCCGGGTACAGGTTATATGGTGGCATGGATGTACTGGTTAACATGGACAGTAGCGCTCGGTTCTGAATTTACCGCAGCAGGGTTGTTGATGCAACGCTGGTTCCCGGACACATCGGTCTGGATGTGGAGTGGCGTATTTGCTTTACTTGTGTTTCTGTTAAATGCTTTTTCAGTGCGTTTTTTTGCAGAAGCCGAGTTCTGGTTTTCAGGGATCAAAGTCGCGATTATTTTACTGTTTATTATATTAGGTGGAGCTGCTGTGTTTGGTGTTATTCCGATGCGAGAAGCAGGAGCGGGTGCACCGTTATTTAGTAATTTCACCAGTGATGGCGGGCTATTTCCGAACGGAATTTTGCCGATCTTTATGGCGATGTTATCAGTGAATTTTGCGTTTTCCGGTACAGAATTAATCGGGATAGCAGCAGGGGAAAGTGTAGATCCAGACAAAACGATTCCGCGCGCGATCAAAGCAACAGTCGGAAGATTGATTATCTTTTTTGTCGGTACGATTTTTGTTCTGTCTGCGTTGATTCCGTGGCGAGATGCAGGAGTAATCGAAAGTCCATTTGTTGTTGTATTTGATCGAATTGGGATTCCATATGCAGCAGATATTATGAACTTTGTGATTATTACAGCATTATTGTCTGCGGCGAATTCAGGGCTATATGCTTCTTCACGGATGTTATGGTCATTATCCAAAGAAAAAATGTTGCCTTCTGTATTTTCACGTCTGACTTCATCAGGTATTCCACTGAACGCGATGATTATCAGTATGGTTGGCGGTGGATTATCGCTGTTATCCAGTGTCGTTGCGCCGGACACGATCTATATTTTCTTAGTATCGGTATCTGGGTTCGCTGTCGTGGTCGTCTGGATGGGAATTGCGGCTTCTCAATACATGTTCCGTCGTCAATTTGTACGTGATGGGCATCATCTTAGCGAGCTGAAGTACCGAACACCACTGTATCCGATTGTGCCGATTGCTGCATTTGTACTCTGTTTTGCTTCTTGTATCGGGATTGCTTTTGACCCTAATCAAAGTCTTGCTTTTTATTGTGGAATTGCCTTTATGGTGCTGTGTTATCTGGCGTATTATATCCAGAATAGAAGAGGAAAAAAGGCACTTTGA
- a CDS encoding asparaginase, which yields MKNILFINTGGTISSSGEQGGGLTPTQSAEHIVAAVPELKDICNIEAMTLMSVDSTNIQPEEWVTIAQTVHEHLPHYDGIVIAHGTDTMAYTASALSFMLGALDKPVVITGSQVSVLAEHSDSRINIKDAFRTASTELSGVFVVFNGKIINGARASKVRTKSYNAFESINHPYIGYLEEDTIVYNEIPHTQRPAGHVYNDHYSPNVFLLKLIPGMQPDIFDAVKALGYKGIIVEGFGMGGVPFKEINLIDKIEELVKSGISIVVTTQCLYEGGDLTIYEVGQKVLEKGVIPCYDMTTEALTTKMMWVLGQTDHPAEVERMMATNYVDEITMPIR from the coding sequence ATGAAAAATATTTTGTTTATCAATACAGGCGGTACTATTTCTTCTTCTGGCGAGCAAGGTGGAGGACTTACTCCTACTCAATCCGCAGAACATATTGTTGCCGCTGTGCCAGAACTCAAAGATATTTGTAATATTGAAGCGATGACTTTGATGAGTGTAGACAGCACCAATATTCAGCCGGAAGAATGGGTGACGATTGCTCAGACCGTCCATGAACATTTGCCTCATTACGATGGTATTGTTATTGCTCATGGAACAGATACGATGGCATATACAGCAAGCGCCCTTAGCTTTATGTTAGGTGCACTGGATAAGCCTGTGGTCATTACAGGTTCTCAAGTATCGGTACTGGCAGAACATAGTGATTCACGTATTAATATCAAAGATGCGTTCCGTACAGCATCCACTGAATTATCCGGCGTATTCGTTGTTTTTAATGGCAAAATCATTAATGGAGCACGTGCTTCCAAAGTCAGAACCAAAAGTTACAATGCATTTGAAAGTATTAACCATCCGTATATCGGTTATCTGGAAGAAGATACGATTGTCTATAATGAGATTCCACATACTCAGCGTCCAGCAGGGCATGTATACAATGATCATTATTCGCCTAATGTATTTCTACTCAAATTGATTCCTGGTATGCAGCCTGATATTTTCGATGCGGTCAAAGCGTTAGGATATAAAGGAATTATCGTTGAGGGATTCGGTATGGGTGGTGTGCCTTTCAAAGAAATCAATCTGATCGATAAGATCGAAGAGTTGGTTAAAAGCGGCATCAGCATTGTAGTCACTACTCAGTGTCTATATGAAGGTGGCGATCTGACGATCTATGAAGTCGGGCAAAAGGTACTCGAAAAAGGTGTTATCCCTTGCTACGATATGACTACTGAAGCACTAACAACCAAAATGATGTGGGTGCTTGGTCAGACAGACCATCCAGCTGAAGTAGAGCGAATGATGGCGACCAATTATGTCGATGAGATTACGATGCCGATTCGATAA
- the mmuM gene encoding homocysteine S-methyltransferase → MNPIQYILQHFPLMVLDGAMATELERQGADLNDSLWSAKLLIENPELIADVHRQYFEVGADCAITASYQATIEGFVARGYTEQEAIQLIQKSVQIAVEARDQFWATYVQKYRTEQPIEGSADTLQPTDQYDRPKPLVAASVGPYGAFLADGSEYRGDYDLTEQQLIDFHRPRIQLLIEAGADILACETIPCLVEARAIVKVLEEFPGSYAWISFSAKDQQHISNGERIADCAKWLHTHEQVAAVGINCTALEYIPSLIEQIATSTDKPIVVYPNSGEQYDPVTKTWHGNSCDQHYGQQAHQWYNKGARLIGGCCRTTPQDIAQIKEIMN, encoded by the coding sequence ATGAATCCTATACAATATATTTTGCAACACTTTCCACTTATGGTGTTGGATGGAGCAATGGCAACCGAATTAGAGCGTCAGGGCGCTGATCTGAATGATAGTCTCTGGTCTGCCAAATTATTAATTGAAAATCCTGAATTGATCGCTGATGTGCATCGTCAATATTTTGAAGTAGGCGCAGATTGTGCGATAACGGCTAGCTATCAAGCGACTATCGAAGGCTTTGTTGCTAGAGGATACACAGAACAAGAAGCTATTCAGTTAATACAAAAATCAGTGCAGATCGCTGTAGAAGCTAGAGACCAGTTCTGGGCAACCTATGTGCAAAAATATCGTACAGAGCAACCGATCGAAGGATCAGCCGATACACTCCAACCAACCGATCAATATGATCGTCCTAAGCCACTTGTCGCTGCTTCTGTTGGGCCTTATGGTGCTTTCTTGGCAGATGGTTCTGAATATCGAGGAGACTATGATCTGACTGAACAGCAATTGATCGATTTTCATCGTCCACGGATTCAATTATTAATCGAAGCTGGAGCAGATATTTTAGCTTGTGAAACGATTCCTTGTCTGGTCGAAGCACGTGCGATCGTCAAAGTGCTAGAAGAGTTCCCGGGTTCCTACGCATGGATTAGCTTCAGTGCCAAAGACCAACAGCATATTAGCAATGGAGAACGTATAGCTGATTGTGCAAAATGGTTACACACTCATGAGCAAGTAGCGGCAGTGGGTATTAACTGTACAGCGCTGGAATATATTCCATCACTGATCGAGCAGATCGCTACAAGCACCGATAAGCCTATTGTTGTCTATCCGAACTCGGGTGAACAATATGATCCGGTGACCAAAACATGGCATGGTAACTCTTGTGATCAACATTACGGTCAACAAGCACATCAATGGTATAACAAAGGCGCACGTCTTATCGGCGGTTGTTGTCGGACGACACCTCAAGATATTGCTCAAATTAAAGAAATCATGAACTAA
- a CDS encoding ABC transporter substrate-binding protein gives MKLHHQFLLLHSQYGQHSEVQITLDELATTFECTHRNALNLITRMTEQGWIQWSSQRGRGRRSTLTFIIQPEEIAIESMMQTIQRKDIQQTLTEIRQYAQSSTLENRVQDWLFGYFGPHSEIQRNRQVDTLRLPIRQQIHTVDPLYMNLLAESFVSSHIFDGLVRQASHSQQIIPHLAHAWEVNEQRTVWTFFLRKEVMFHHGQMMTADDIVYTFQRLMETSQPMLYRFIAKQIQSVQALNNNTVQIILKQPSELFLPFLCTSRAAIVPNGLNRRGEELFGVKPSGTGPFRMVEMSKDNCVLEVFKPHFQGRAHLDQVEIIHIPWNVAPDQLEQPDRQSPFHMMHQHTSGSASEQGAWSQMHSPVTVRKFVTYNTRKEGLLRDPHIRAHISRCLQYAREAESLAITSTIFENSSDHIENYTENNSTTNNNTSSASHDSLDMNSRSNYSYPKKLHPELDQATIAQIAETPLRILTIPQYRKDAHWIADTLQQAGYQCNVVSTPVEQFKGSVRMESDLIVFSLTRDQDEQLRLFDLYRTLASHVEHHTVIDIEHLLEQIQRQPDPLIRTQYFQQIEDRLLAEYQLHILYEKPFQTTYLPSVRGVTFNSQGWVDLRHIWFPPKL, from the coding sequence ATGAAATTACATCATCAGTTTTTGTTATTACATTCACAGTATGGTCAGCATAGCGAAGTGCAGATTACATTAGATGAGTTAGCGACTACATTTGAGTGTACCCATCGTAACGCACTGAATTTAATCACACGAATGACAGAACAAGGATGGATCCAGTGGAGTTCACAACGTGGACGTGGACGGCGATCGACACTGACTTTTATTATTCAGCCTGAAGAAATTGCTATTGAGTCGATGATGCAGACGATTCAGCGCAAAGACATTCAGCAGACGTTAACCGAGATTCGGCAATATGCTCAATCCTCTACCTTAGAAAATCGGGTACAAGATTGGCTATTTGGCTACTTCGGCCCTCATTCCGAAATACAACGCAATCGACAGGTCGATACGCTACGATTACCGATTCGTCAGCAGATTCATACTGTCGATCCGCTATATATGAATTTGCTAGCCGAATCGTTTGTATCCAGTCATATTTTTGATGGATTGGTACGACAAGCTTCACATTCACAGCAGATTATTCCTCATCTTGCACATGCCTGGGAAGTGAATGAACAACGTACAGTGTGGACATTTTTTCTACGAAAAGAAGTCATGTTCCATCACGGGCAAATGATGACAGCAGACGATATTGTGTATACATTTCAGCGATTGATGGAGACTTCGCAACCGATGTTGTATCGCTTTATCGCCAAACAAATACAGTCTGTACAGGCACTCAACAACAATACAGTGCAGATCATATTGAAGCAACCGAGTGAATTGTTTTTGCCTTTTTTGTGCACCAGTCGAGCGGCGATAGTACCGAACGGATTGAACCGAAGAGGAGAAGAATTATTCGGAGTGAAGCCTAGCGGTACAGGCCCTTTTCGGATGGTAGAAATGAGTAAAGATAACTGTGTGCTGGAAGTGTTTAAGCCTCATTTTCAAGGACGAGCGCATCTGGATCAGGTGGAGATTATTCATATCCCATGGAATGTAGCACCCGATCAGCTAGAACAGCCTGATCGTCAATCTCCTTTTCATATGATGCATCAGCATACCTCGGGTTCAGCATCAGAACAAGGAGCTTGGAGCCAGATGCATTCCCCTGTAACGGTACGCAAATTCGTCACCTATAATACACGCAAAGAAGGATTACTACGTGATCCGCATATTCGCGCTCATATCAGTCGGTGCCTGCAATATGCGCGTGAAGCAGAGTCTTTAGCGATAACCAGCACTATCTTCGAAAATAGTTCCGATCACATCGAAAATTATACAGAAAACAATTCTACTACGAATAATAATACTTCTTCTGCATCTCATGATTCTTTGGATATGAATAGCCGTTCTAACTACAGTTATCCTAAAAAGCTTCATCCTGAACTGGATCAAGCAACGATAGCACAGATCGCCGAGACACCGCTTCGAATCCTCACGATTCCACAGTACCGCAAAGATGCTCACTGGATTGCGGATACCTTACAGCAAGCAGGATATCAGTGTAATGTGGTATCTACGCCTGTAGAGCAATTTAAAGGCAGTGTACGGATGGAATCCGATCTGATCGTCTTTTCACTGACAAGAGATCAAGATGAGCAACTACGATTATTCGATCTCTATCGCACATTAGCCAGTCATGTGGAGCATCATACGGTGATCGATATTGAGCATTTGTTAGAACAGATTCAGCGGCAACCTGATCCGCTTATCCGTACTCAATATTTTCAGCAGATCGAAGATCGATTACTGGCAGAATATCAATTGCATATTTTATATGAAAAGCCTTTTCAGACGACATATCTTCCTTCTGTACGCGGAGTTACTTTTAACAGTCAGGGCTGGGTCGATCTGCGTCATATCTGGTTCCCACCCAAATTATAA
- a CDS encoding universal stress protein codes for MNSEKIMVCVYYGPNGERLIRRGIHLSQLIQSPLCVLSVIDQPLDEMDQQQENYVALWRKLTEEAGGHFVLLESNGQEAADIITSTAQQHDITQLIIGQSAQTRWQEIIKGSIVNDLLEKLGAIDLHIVAVQRMQAHLEETHEQGVDVDVIQTSRGYEIAYETHGRPIITEGIFFKDMHTDFDNGLLKLCIDGQYQYLKVFKGKLIDELVLEPHSV; via the coding sequence TTGAATTCTGAAAAGATTATGGTCTGTGTGTATTATGGACCCAATGGAGAACGATTGATCAGGCGTGGTATTCATTTATCTCAACTTATTCAGTCTCCACTTTGTGTATTAAGTGTAATCGATCAACCTCTCGATGAAATGGATCAACAACAAGAGAACTATGTAGCGTTATGGCGTAAATTAACAGAAGAAGCTGGCGGTCATTTTGTGCTTTTAGAAAGTAACGGACAAGAAGCGGCTGATATTATTACTTCTACCGCTCAACAACACGATATTACGCAACTTATTATTGGACAATCGGCTCAGACTCGCTGGCAAGAAATTATAAAAGGTTCGATCGTAAACGATCTACTGGAAAAGCTGGGAGCGATCGATCTACATATTGTAGCGGTACAGCGTATGCAAGCCCATCTCGAAGAAACCCATGAACAAGGCGTAGATGTAGACGTGATTCAGACTTCGCGCGGATACGAAATTGCGTATGAGACGCATGGTCGACCGATCATTACAGAAGGTATCTTTTTCAAAGATATGCATACAGACTTCGATAATGGATTGCTCAAATTATGTATCGACGGGCAATATCAATATCTGAAAGTATTCAAAGGCAAGTTGATTGATGAATTGGTATTGGAACCTCATTCGGTGTAA
- a CDS encoding DUF4153 domain-containing protein: protein MYEKLIVAKHRTWIALLGALGLATVHQYLFYGHSLGISYPVFILLFYLYMYTYAGDKLRAGSWFSRFAMTVIILLSLTYGLFTNPIFMVLNALFVPCLIFLHLAYMLSHRRLSWHRPKLLIDALDHVIPQAVRHWVTPFRILKNAATGKMEQEKKKIVTKILIGLVIAFPLLLIIISLLTSADRIFGNLLSTLPNWIDGLSFGEGSFRVLWIVIGGLIFFGYLWGFVQPYIYPPVVDYRQQPLPGSASAASGVGLSSPVPPVYGPQPLLASPVAKRHPIRIDPIIMATILILINIVYVLFVVVQFSYLFGAGQGQIPDGHSYAEYARSGFVELVMVTSLNFVIMVCVLLYMADSNLILRRINNSMLYILLICSGVMLYSAFARLILYEQAYGYTYTRFLVHAFMIFLGVLLLVAGLHIYWKKVPLVKCYIVLALTAYVVVNYVGMDRIIAVQNLDRYEQTGQIDFDYLNNLSSDAIPVLLQRSATLLPASQHYFRQDKAYLFEKEQSWQSINWADYRAIRALRSDGSS, encoded by the coding sequence ATGTACGAGAAATTGATCGTGGCTAAGCATCGGACGTGGATTGCTTTGCTTGGCGCGTTGGGACTGGCGACTGTTCATCAGTATTTATTTTACGGGCATAGCCTGGGGATTTCGTATCCGGTATTTATTCTTTTATTTTACTTGTATATGTACACTTATGCAGGGGACAAGCTACGTGCAGGATCATGGTTTAGCCGTTTTGCGATGACCGTTATTATTTTACTGTCACTCACATATGGATTGTTCACCAATCCGATTTTTATGGTACTGAATGCTTTGTTTGTGCCTTGTCTGATCTTTTTGCATCTTGCTTATATGTTAAGTCATCGCAGATTATCGTGGCATCGTCCCAAGCTGTTGATCGACGCACTGGATCATGTGATTCCACAAGCAGTACGACATTGGGTTACTCCTTTTCGTATACTCAAAAATGCTGCTACAGGCAAAATGGAACAGGAAAAAAAGAAAATCGTAACCAAAATATTAATCGGTCTGGTGATTGCCTTTCCGCTACTATTGATTATTATCAGTCTGCTAACATCGGCTGATCGCATATTTGGGAATTTATTATCTACATTGCCGAACTGGATTGATGGACTGTCGTTTGGAGAAGGTAGTTTTCGCGTGCTATGGATTGTGATTGGAGGACTGATCTTTTTCGGATATTTGTGGGGATTTGTACAACCCTATATCTATCCGCCAGTCGTTGATTATAGACAACAACCGTTACCCGGTTCAGCTTCTGCTGCCTCTGGAGTCGGTCTATCTTCACCTGTTCCGCCTGTCTATGGACCGCAACCGCTATTAGCGTCTCCTGTTGCTAAGCGTCATCCCATACGCATTGATCCTATTATTATGGCGACGATACTGATCTTGATTAATATCGTGTATGTGCTCTTTGTAGTGGTGCAGTTCTCTTACTTATTCGGTGCAGGGCAAGGGCAGATTCCAGATGGGCATTCTTATGCAGAGTATGCTCGCAGTGGATTTGTTGAACTGGTCATGGTGACTTCATTGAACTTTGTAATTATGGTATGTGTACTTTTGTATATGGCAGACAGCAATCTGATCTTGCGCCGTATCAACAATAGTATGTTGTATATTTTACTGATTTGCTCTGGTGTGATGTTATATTCAGCATTTGCCCGTCTTATCTTATATGAACAAGCTTATGGATATACGTATACCCGTTTTCTTGTGCATGCGTTTATGATCTTTCTCGGTGTATTATTACTGGTCGCAGGCTTGCATATCTATTGGAAAAAGGTACCACTTGTCAAATGTTATATCGTGCTTGCGCTTACCGCTTATGTGGTTGTGAATTATGTAGGGATGGATCGAATTATCGCTGTGCAGAATTTAGATCGATATGAACAGACAGGACAGATTGATTTCGATTATCTCAACAATTTGTCCAGTGATGCGATTCCTGTATTGTTACAGCGAAGTGCGACACTGTTGCCTGCATCTCAGCATTATTTCCGTCAGGATAAAGCTTATTTATTTGAAAAAGAACAATCCTGGCAGTCGATTAACTGGGCAGATTACCGCGCAATACGAGCGCTTCGTAGCGATGGATCTTCTTAA
- a CDS encoding GNAT family N-acetyltransferase, with protein sequence MNHDTNNHIQVTLCREEEAHIICNMYPYYLYDLSEIWERQPNSQGIFDEEQYATLHQQSDAFLIWWRHPGVLYPWIIRVNGVPAGFALIATPPYIPDGSQAQYYLNEFFVMRPFRGQGVAQQAAIHVFDQYRGDWELQTNASSRNHHTQSFWNNILSQYTKDQYSKREITDEDQQQLLSYCFNNQQKNE encoded by the coding sequence ATGAATCACGATACGAACAACCATATTCAGGTAACTCTGTGCCGGGAAGAAGAAGCACATATCATATGCAATATGTATCCATATTACTTGTACGATCTGTCAGAGATATGGGAGCGTCAGCCGAATTCACAAGGCATATTTGATGAAGAACAATATGCTACGCTTCACCAGCAAAGCGATGCGTTTCTGATCTGGTGGCGACATCCAGGGGTTCTATATCCGTGGATTATTCGTGTGAACGGCGTGCCTGCTGGATTTGCTTTGATAGCGACTCCTCCTTATATCCCTGATGGTTCTCAAGCGCAATATTACTTAAACGAGTTTTTTGTTATGCGTCCATTTCGTGGACAAGGAGTCGCTCAGCAAGCAGCTATTCACGTATTTGACCAATATCGAGGCGATTGGGAACTACAGACCAATGCATCCTCACGAAATCATCATACTCAATCGTTCTGGAACAATATATTGTCACAATATACAAAGGATCAGTACAGTAAGCGCGAAATAACAGATGAAGATCAGCAACAATTGCTTTCGTATTGCTTTAATAATCAGCAAAAAAACGAATAA